The following coding sequences are from one bacterium SCSIO 12741 window:
- a CDS encoding WbqC family protein produces the protein MSNSPEHDSKVLAPICLFGPISWYGQLLNRENWFEVHEHFLKQTYRSRYVIYGNHGPLTLSVLLGGRSSKTKTRDIKISYQENWPQTHWRALKAAYSSSPFFEYYEEDIHTLLHGQETFLLDLNLKVHDWILDTLELEKDYQLTDEYQTEWAGIDIRGGKKNDFNAPHPFPSYHQVFMDNGAPFLPNLSVLDLIFNLGNEARPFIKKNFYSSNRI, from the coding sequence TTGAGTAATTCCCCTGAACACGATTCCAAAGTACTGGCTCCGATTTGCCTTTTCGGGCCGATCAGCTGGTACGGGCAACTCCTGAACCGGGAAAACTGGTTTGAAGTTCACGAGCATTTTCTAAAGCAAACTTACCGCAGCAGGTATGTGATTTATGGCAACCATGGCCCATTGACTCTTTCGGTGTTGCTGGGTGGGAGAAGTTCCAAAACCAAGACCAGAGACATCAAGATTTCTTACCAGGAGAATTGGCCTCAAACCCATTGGCGAGCCTTAAAAGCAGCTTACTCATCCTCCCCTTTTTTTGAATATTACGAAGAGGACATCCACACGCTCCTGCACGGACAAGAGACCTTTCTTCTCGATTTGAATCTAAAAGTGCACGATTGGATCCTTGATACCTTGGAACTGGAAAAGGATTATCAATTGACCGACGAATACCAAACCGAATGGGCGGGCATTGACATTCGAGGTGGAAAGAAAAATGACTTCAACGCTCCCCATCCATTTCCTTCCTACCATCAGGTATTCATGGACAACGGAGCCCCCTTTCTACCGAACTTAAGTGTTTTGGACCTGATCTTTAATCTCGGTAACGAAGCGCGCCCTTTTATTAAGAAGAACTTCTATTCTTCAAATCGGATATAG
- the dapB gene encoding 4-hydroxy-tetrahydrodipicolinate reductase: MNIALIGYGKMGREIEAIALDRGHQISLKVTRENADFTPGDLAGTDVAIEFSRPEAAVNNIQKCVSAGVPVVVGTTGWYDEFDAVVQQVNDNKGCLFYASNFSLGVNIFFKVNEYLAEIMNRYPEYQVSMEEIHHTQKLDAPSGTAITAAEKILGQIDRKESWKLDESEEDKDLVITAKRLPEVPGTHEVFYSSSIDTLSFKHEAHNRKGFALGSVLAAEFCHGKTGVYNMNNLLGL; this comes from the coding sequence ATGAATATTGCCCTCATCGGATATGGAAAAATGGGCCGTGAGATCGAAGCAATTGCTTTGGATCGCGGACACCAGATTAGCTTGAAAGTGACTCGGGAAAATGCCGATTTCACCCCAGGAGATCTTGCTGGAACGGATGTGGCTATCGAATTTAGCCGCCCTGAAGCTGCCGTGAACAATATTCAAAAATGCGTTTCAGCGGGTGTTCCCGTTGTGGTTGGAACTACCGGTTGGTATGATGAATTTGATGCCGTGGTGCAGCAAGTGAATGACAACAAGGGCTGTCTATTTTATGCCTCAAATTTTAGTTTGGGAGTCAACATCTTCTTTAAGGTTAACGAATACCTGGCTGAAATCATGAATCGTTATCCAGAGTACCAAGTGAGTATGGAAGAAATTCATCATACTCAAAAGCTGGATGCCCCCAGTGGTACCGCCATTACCGCGGCTGAAAAAATTCTGGGACAGATCGACCGCAAAGAATCCTGGAAATTGGACGAAAGTGAAGAAGACAAAGATTTGGTGATCACCGCCAAAAGACTTCCAGAGGTTCCCGGAACCCATGAGGTTTTCTATTCTTCCTCTATTGATACCCTCTCCTTTAAACACGAAGCCCACAACCGCAAAGGATTTGCTCTGGGCTCTGTATTAGCCGCTGAATTTTGTCACGGTAAAACTGGAGTGTATAACATGAACAATCTACTCGGACTTTAA
- a CDS encoding S26 family signal peptidase, translating to MTIAIYLIITLAMHFGLYLLFEKAGRKGWEALVPVYNLVIWLQIMKKPWWWLLLLIFPGVNILMIMVMSFNLAVGFGKRGDIPALLSFFVPFVYLPMIGMDKKTTFQGYSDTPTKRTAAVEWRDAIIFAIVAASIIRTYVFEAYTIPSSSMEKSLLVGDYLFVSKVAYGPKSPKTPLAIPFVHHSIPFTNAPSYLEWMKLPHFRLPGLGDVERNDVVVFNFPAGDTVCLEQQNRSYYDILSEYQQLFGKEQGRDYLYNGMPRKYWNDGVRMMMQQGMPRGMASKVVQEGYSITARPVDKRENYVKRCVAIAGDTLQIKNGILYINGEEGYVPPLMQYKYFVNAPHLNKRTLKSDFGISFEDYDGGFSNDLGKVLPMPLHVKEKMDKLSSIKGIEPQIKEPGTGIQGSRIFPNDPAFPWNEDNFGPLWIPKKGETIALTLKELPKYRRIIGVFEENDLSVADGKIYINGEEATEYTFKMNYYYLIGDNRHNSLDSRFWGFVPEDHVVGKASFIWMSLDKDLGWFDGKVRTERIFRWIE from the coding sequence ATGACAATCGCAATCTATCTCATCATTACCCTTGCCATGCATTTCGGACTCTATTTGCTGTTCGAAAAAGCGGGTCGCAAAGGATGGGAAGCCCTCGTACCTGTATACAACCTGGTGATCTGGCTTCAAATCATGAAAAAACCTTGGTGGTGGTTGTTACTCTTGATTTTCCCAGGGGTAAACATTTTGATGATCATGGTTATGAGTTTTAACCTAGCCGTTGGTTTCGGAAAACGCGGCGACATACCTGCCCTACTCTCTTTCTTCGTGCCCTTCGTTTATTTACCGATGATTGGAATGGACAAGAAAACCACCTTTCAAGGGTACTCCGACACGCCAACCAAAAGAACCGCGGCTGTGGAGTGGAGAGATGCCATCATTTTTGCGATCGTGGCCGCCAGCATTATTCGTACTTATGTGTTTGAAGCCTATACCATTCCTTCTTCCTCTATGGAGAAATCTCTTTTGGTGGGAGACTACCTATTTGTAAGTAAGGTAGCCTATGGGCCCAAATCACCAAAAACGCCTTTGGCTATTCCATTTGTTCACCACTCGATTCCATTTACCAATGCTCCATCTTACCTGGAGTGGATGAAATTGCCTCACTTCCGTTTACCTGGATTGGGAGACGTGGAGCGGAACGACGTGGTGGTGTTTAACTTCCCAGCTGGAGATACCGTTTGCCTGGAACAACAAAACCGGAGCTACTACGACATCCTTAGCGAGTATCAACAACTCTTTGGAAAAGAACAGGGACGGGATTACTTGTACAATGGAATGCCGAGAAAATACTGGAACGACGGAGTTCGTATGATGATGCAGCAAGGAATGCCCCGAGGAATGGCTTCTAAAGTGGTTCAGGAAGGTTACAGCATAACCGCTCGCCCAGTAGACAAACGGGAAAACTATGTGAAGCGCTGTGTGGCTATTGCTGGAGATACACTACAGATCAAAAATGGAATTCTTTATATCAATGGAGAAGAAGGTTATGTTCCTCCCTTGATGCAGTACAAGTATTTTGTAAACGCTCCACACCTCAACAAGAGAACGCTGAAAAGTGACTTTGGAATTAGCTTCGAAGATTACGATGGAGGTTTTTCCAATGATCTCGGCAAGGTATTACCCATGCCTCTTCACGTAAAAGAGAAAATGGACAAGTTGAGTTCCATTAAAGGAATTGAACCTCAAATCAAAGAGCCTGGAACCGGAATTCAAGGTTCTCGAATCTTTCCTAATGATCCGGCCTTCCCTTGGAACGAGGATAATTTTGGTCCTCTTTGGATACCTAAGAAAGGTGAAACCATTGCTCTTACTTTAAAAGAACTACCGAAGTACCGTAGAATCATCGGTGTTTTTGAAGAAAATGATCTCTCTGTTGCCGATGGCAAAATTTACATCAATGGTGAAGAAGCCACAGAGTACACCTTCAAAATGAACTACTACTACCTCATCGGAGACAACCGTCACAACTCCTTGGATAGTCGTTTCTGGGGTTTTGTTCCCGAAGATCACGTGGTTGGAAAAGCTTCCTTCATTTGGATGTCTTTGGATAAAGATCTGGGTTGGTTTGATGGCAAGGTGAGAACCGAACGTATTTTCCGCTGGATTGAGTAA